A portion of the Pseudomonas protegens CHA0 genome contains these proteins:
- the tagQ gene encoding type VI secretion system-associated lipoprotein TagQ has product MLFSRNPFASTSKRHLLLVAAGFSTVLTGCATSPVSKVASTTKVEYYPSCYEPVQHLRATDSDMTKSVVTGAALGAAGGALLGALTGDGDHRGRNAAIGAAGGALAGGAAGYYTERQKQIADDNQRIASYAADVNKSAADIDRSTAYARASQTCYQRAFDSLISSRKANTINDVEGRKRLAEIVSGLKESNDLITAVNGRASEDLSKYNQAYEQDLQQVGVQRTDVVKVATADTTTVTTGGKRKQPQKVKQPKLPTVPQEAVSTERSIQDAKIKQAESNKVATTGQTQVNSMCKNPDLGDWAPVPCPNV; this is encoded by the coding sequence ATGCTTTTTTCCCGCAACCCATTTGCTTCAACGTCCAAGCGTCACCTGCTGTTGGTTGCCGCCGGGTTCAGCACCGTATTGACCGGTTGCGCGACCTCTCCGGTGTCCAAGGTCGCCTCGACCACCAAGGTCGAGTACTACCCGAGCTGCTACGAGCCGGTGCAGCACCTGCGCGCCACGGATTCGGACATGACCAAGTCGGTGGTCACCGGTGCTGCCCTGGGCGCTGCCGGCGGCGCTTTGCTCGGTGCCCTGACCGGTGACGGCGACCACCGTGGCCGCAACGCCGCCATCGGTGCCGCAGGCGGTGCCCTGGCCGGTGGCGCAGCCGGTTACTACACCGAGCGCCAGAAGCAGATCGCCGACGACAACCAGCGCATCGCTTCCTACGCTGCCGACGTCAACAAGAGCGCGGCCGACATCGACCGCAGCACGGCCTATGCCCGCGCTTCCCAGACCTGCTACCAGCGCGCCTTCGACAGCCTGATCAGCTCCCGCAAGGCCAACACCATCAATGACGTGGAAGGGCGCAAGCGCCTGGCGGAAATCGTCAGCGGCCTGAAGGAGTCCAACGACCTGATCACCGCGGTGAACGGCCGTGCCAGCGAAGACCTGAGCAAGTACAACCAGGCCTACGAGCAGGATCTGCAGCAAGTGGGCGTGCAGCGTACCGACGTGGTGAAAGTCGCCACCGCCGATACCACCACGGTGACCACCGGTGGCAAGAGAAAACAGCCACAGAAGGTCAAGCAGCCCAAGCTGCCGACCGTGCCTCAGGAAGCGGTGAGCACCGAGAGGTCGATCCAGGATGCCAAGATCAAGCAGGCCGAGAGCAACAAGGTCGCGACCACCGGCCAGACCCAGGTCAACAGCATGTGCAAGAACCCGGACCTGGGTGACTGGGCACCGGTGCCTTGCCCTAACGTCTGA
- a CDS encoding formylglycine-generating enzyme family protein, with protein sequence MTLAGAVWAEEPANKMDNPKPLPDDVSLPLPCDGEMVFRYVYVLAQGTLDDREVNLGYPFSEGESGYQQSFISGYRRDYINGQFTLKDLPGAWGKTIGPALPKSGAGVPLKPMLYFIGKYEVTARQYAQVMAQAQSLASGDPAPACEAPEGLQGRLPKVKLSRFEAERFAAVYSAWLMKNHRDLLPVSGRGSSSEDGGLGFVRLPTEVEWEYAARGGQAVSRQELEGRLFPRRVEGSEDDGPLADWAVFNQVAGGTGQAARLMPIGTKLPNPIGMFDVIGNAAEMVQESFQLVRAGRRQGTYGGFVVKGGNYLEGEGTLFTGMRREYPLFGADGTEQSNETTGFRVAIGALSAPRSRYKELFAQWQKEGRLASLTDAIDDAQDPTKRLDAIIAASVDPRLQAELGLVNEELKRNVSLIAQQREEAAGNLIQSSALVAETINNYNIRLTNLKKSQQQAIDAKDEPSAKLFAEAIDNGRSALDGAVAIYIDNLATGTRYTDAVIQAQFQRIKEELNRKPVLGKSLVTRATLFVRHVGNYRQQRRADPATILKELLASTGQKS encoded by the coding sequence ATGACCCTGGCCGGGGCCGTGTGGGCCGAAGAACCGGCGAACAAGATGGACAACCCCAAGCCGTTGCCGGACGACGTTAGTCTGCCACTGCCCTGCGACGGCGAGATGGTGTTCCGCTACGTCTACGTGCTGGCCCAGGGCACCCTGGACGACCGTGAGGTGAACCTCGGCTACCCCTTCAGCGAGGGCGAGAGCGGTTACCAGCAGTCGTTCATTTCCGGCTATCGCCGGGACTACATCAACGGCCAGTTCACCCTCAAGGACCTGCCTGGCGCCTGGGGCAAGACCATTGGCCCGGCGCTGCCGAAAAGTGGCGCCGGGGTGCCCCTCAAGCCAATGCTGTATTTCATCGGCAAGTACGAGGTCACTGCCCGCCAGTACGCCCAGGTCATGGCCCAGGCCCAGTCCCTGGCCAGCGGTGATCCGGCCCCGGCCTGTGAGGCGCCGGAGGGCCTGCAGGGGCGCCTGCCCAAGGTCAAGCTGTCGCGTTTCGAGGCCGAGCGCTTTGCCGCGGTGTACAGCGCCTGGCTGATGAAGAACCACCGCGACCTGCTGCCGGTCAGCGGCCGTGGCAGTTCCTCGGAAGACGGTGGCCTGGGCTTTGTGCGCCTGCCCACCGAGGTGGAGTGGGAATACGCCGCCCGCGGCGGCCAGGCGGTCAGCCGCCAGGAGCTGGAAGGCCGCCTGTTCCCGCGGCGCGTGGAGGGCAGCGAAGACGACGGCCCGCTGGCGGACTGGGCGGTGTTCAACCAGGTGGCCGGCGGCACCGGCCAGGCCGCGCGCCTGATGCCCATCGGCACCAAGCTGCCCAACCCCATCGGCATGTTCGACGTGATCGGCAACGCCGCCGAGATGGTCCAGGAGTCCTTCCAGCTGGTGCGCGCCGGGCGCCGCCAGGGCACCTACGGCGGTTTCGTAGTCAAGGGTGGCAACTACCTGGAAGGCGAAGGCACGCTGTTCACCGGGATGCGCCGCGAGTACCCGCTGTTTGGCGCCGACGGCACTGAGCAGAGCAACGAAACCACCGGTTTCCGGGTGGCCATCGGCGCGCTGTCGGCGCCCCGTTCGCGCTACAAGGAGCTGTTTGCCCAGTGGCAGAAGGAGGGCCGCCTGGCGTCCCTGACCGATGCCATCGACGACGCCCAGGACCCCACCAAGCGCCTGGACGCCATCATCGCCGCCAGCGTCGACCCGCGCCTGCAGGCGGAGCTGGGGCTGGTCAACGAAGAGCTCAAGCGCAACGTCTCGCTGATCGCCCAGCAGCGCGAGGAAGCGGCCGGCAACCTGATCCAGTCGTCGGCCCTGGTGGCCGAGACCATCAACAACTACAACATCCGCCTGACCAACCTGAAGAAGAGCCAGCAGCAGGCCATCGATGCCAAGGACGAGCCCAGCGCCAAGCTGTTCGCCGAAGCCATCGACAACGGCCGCAGCGCGCTGGACGGGGCGGTGGCGATCTACATCGACAACCTGGCCACGGGCACCCGTTACACCGACGCGGTGATCCAGGCGCAATTTCAACGAATCAAGGAAGAGCTCAATCGCAAGCCGGTGCTCGGCAAGAGCCTGGTGACGCGCGCTACGTTATTCGTTCGCCATGTCGGGAATTATCGCCAGCAACGGCGAGCCGACCCGGCGACGATTTTGAAGGAACTGCTCGCATCGACCGGTCAGAAGTCATGA
- a CDS encoding ABC transporter permease codes for MRASLTAALAWQDYRADSWLSACSVLALVAVIAPLLVLFGLKFGLVSSLTERLEKDPAVREIIPLGGGRFSADFIAQLGQRPDVAFALPRTRQIAATADLSRGTGDIGLTVEMLPTAAGDPLLGRLPAPRGMSGVLLSRTAAEKLGVQPGDWLQATFGRQVAGRSEVQRTRVQVEGVLPLEAFARDALFAPLALLEAAEDYRDGRAVAALGWLGDAQATAGQRVYPAFRLYARDLGDVEPLRLYFAERGLLVSTQAQTIAQVQSLSRNLAIVFWVIAGLALAGAFAAIFAGALAAVERKRRELSVLRLLGFSTGALLLFVVAQALYSAGFAALLSGALYGLAQAGLNHLFMQAPGEYASHLLPAHYGLALLATLGVSTLAAALGGWRVSRIEACEGIRDV; via the coding sequence ATGCGCGCCTCACTGACCGCGGCACTGGCCTGGCAGGACTACCGGGCCGACAGCTGGCTGTCGGCCTGTTCGGTGCTGGCCCTGGTGGCGGTGATCGCCCCCTTGCTGGTGCTGTTCGGGCTCAAGTTCGGGCTGGTGAGCAGCCTCACCGAGCGCCTGGAAAAGGACCCGGCGGTGCGCGAGATCATTCCCCTGGGCGGCGGGCGCTTCAGCGCCGACTTCATCGCCCAGTTGGGGCAGCGTCCGGACGTGGCCTTTGCCTTGCCGCGTACCCGGCAGATCGCCGCCACCGCGGACCTGTCCCGGGGCACGGGGGATATCGGCCTGACCGTGGAAATGCTCCCCACCGCGGCCGGCGACCCCTTGCTCGGGCGCTTGCCGGCGCCCCGGGGCATGAGTGGCGTGCTGCTCAGCCGCACCGCCGCCGAGAAGCTTGGGGTGCAGCCGGGGGACTGGTTGCAGGCGACCTTTGGCCGGCAGGTGGCGGGGCGCAGCGAGGTACAGCGGACCCGGGTCCAAGTGGAGGGCGTTCTGCCGCTGGAGGCCTTTGCCCGGGACGCGCTGTTCGCCCCGCTGGCGCTGCTGGAAGCCGCCGAGGATTACCGCGACGGACGCGCTGTGGCGGCCCTGGGCTGGCTCGGCGATGCCCAGGCAACTGCCGGGCAGCGGGTTTACCCGGCGTTTCGCCTGTATGCCCGCGACCTGGGGGATGTCGAGCCATTGCGTCTGTATTTCGCCGAGCGCGGCCTGCTGGTGTCGACCCAGGCCCAGACCATAGCCCAGGTGCAGTCCTTGAGCCGCAACCTGGCCATCGTCTTCTGGGTGATCGCCGGGCTGGCCCTGGCGGGTGCCTTCGCGGCGATCTTCGCCGGGGCCCTGGCGGCGGTGGAGCGCAAGCGCCGGGAGCTGTCGGTGTTGCGCCTGCTGGGGTTTTCCACCGGTGCGCTGCTGCTGTTCGTGGTGGCCCAGGCGCTGTACAGCGCCGGTTTTGCCGCGCTGTTGAGCGGCGCCCTGTATGGCCTGGCCCAGGCCGGGCTGAATCATTTGTTCATGCAGGCGCCCGGCGAATACGCCAGCCACCTGCTGCCGGCCCATTACGGGCTGGCCCTGTTGGCGACGCTGGGCGTCAGTACCCTGGCCGCCGCGCTGGGCGGCTGGCGGGTGTCGCGCATAGAAGCCTGTGAAGGAATTCGCGATGTATAA
- a CDS encoding ABC transporter ATP-binding protein, which yields MLNLAQVHKSRGEGRQRYSLVIPRLQLRAGDQLAVVGPSGCGKSTLLDLLALVLAPDSAARFEFSPARDAIDIAGIWRGDGHSALAQLRSRHLGYVLQTGGLLGFLDVRANISLPRQLLGLADEGIPRRLAERLEIADQLHKKPAALSVGQRQRVSCARALAHNPQVLLADEPTAALDPLNAQRVMQLLVQQSRDQGVCCVIATHDEPLARANGLQVRRIACQRDADGGVTATLGEAC from the coding sequence ATGCTCAATCTGGCACAGGTGCACAAGAGCCGCGGCGAGGGTCGCCAACGCTACAGCCTGGTGATCCCCAGGCTGCAACTGCGTGCCGGTGATCAACTGGCGGTGGTCGGCCCCAGCGGTTGCGGCAAGAGCACGCTGCTGGACCTGCTGGCGCTGGTGCTGGCCCCGGATTCGGCGGCGCGCTTCGAGTTCTCCCCGGCCAGGGATGCCATCGACATTGCCGGGATCTGGCGCGGCGACGGCCACAGCGCGCTGGCGCAGTTGCGCAGCCGGCACCTGGGTTATGTGCTGCAGACCGGCGGCCTGCTGGGCTTTCTCGACGTGCGCGCGAATATCAGCCTGCCCCGGCAGTTGCTGGGGCTGGCGGACGAGGGCATTCCCCGGCGCCTGGCCGAGCGCCTGGAGATCGCCGACCAGCTGCACAAGAAACCCGCCGCGCTGTCGGTGGGCCAGCGCCAGCGGGTCAGCTGCGCCCGGGCCCTGGCCCACAACCCTCAGGTATTGCTGGCGGACGAGCCGACAGCGGCCCTGGACCCCTTGAACGCCCAGCGGGTGATGCAACTGCTGGTGCAGCAGTCGCGGGACCAGGGGGTGTGCTGTGTGATCGCCACCCACGACGAACCCCTGGCCCGGGCCAACGGCTTGCAGGTACGACGCATCGCCTGCCAGCGCGACGCCGATGGCGGAGTCACTGCCACGCTTGGGGAGGCCTGCTGA